The Campylobacter concisus genome contains a region encoding:
- a CDS encoding 4Fe-4S dicluster domain-containing protein has product MKKHKFVIADYKRCIGCATCMAACFKSAYERGKLSRARLSVLREATGVMPTQCRQCDDGPCANVCPTGALRFNDNCIELHEEICIGCKMCTIACPYGAISSSAELMPSVNYAVEPKYNLEIESQSGAKNIAVKCDMCFGRENGPACVDVCPTSALIMIDPEEGKHKLGKRIDYEAANKFATKILNGQGA; this is encoded by the coding sequence ATGAAAAAACATAAATTTGTGATTGCCGATTATAAACGCTGTATAGGATGTGCAACCTGCATGGCTGCATGTTTTAAGAGCGCTTATGAACGCGGCAAGCTGTCACGTGCAAGGCTAAGTGTGCTAAGAGAAGCTACTGGCGTTATGCCAACTCAGTGTAGACAATGCGACGATGGTCCTTGTGCGAATGTGTGTCCAACTGGAGCATTGCGATTTAATGATAATTGCATCGAGCTTCACGAGGAAATTTGTATAGGCTGTAAGATGTGCACGATCGCTTGTCCTTACGGTGCGATAAGCTCAAGTGCAGAGCTTATGCCTTCAGTAAATTACGCTGTCGAGCCAAAGTACAACCTTGAGATAGAGTCACAATCAGGCGCAAAAAATATCGCTGTTAAATGCGATATGTGCTTTGGTCGTGAAAATGGACCAGCCTGTGTTGATGTCTGTCCGACAAGTGCTCTTATTATGATCGATCCTGAAGAGGGCAAACATAAACTTGGCAAGAGGATAGACTATGAAGCAGCGAATAAATTTGCTACTAAAATTTTAAACGGACAAGGAGCATAA
- a CDS encoding proton-conducting transporter membrane subunit, translating to MTTVYMLFLVSAVVSILLYCAPKAAVKVGFGLGALSCFYAMCHFVANMGVSDSFALMDGFLYSPKFALNPLGNFFSFVVVFIGFASSVYGMSYADEYIKKANVGVFACLFNTFILSMLLVISADNVFCFVVLWELMTLISSFLIIVNDGKNTLKAVMVYLGIAQIGAFCITCGLLITAYYAGSTDFSAFMGVKMPFGASAAVFALFLVGFGSKAGMWPFHVWLPQAHPAAPSNVSALMSGVMIKVALFTLVKFTLYLPLSTYFGLTILALGAASSLFGVLYALCQHDFKALLAYHSVENIGIILLGLGTGIYGVAAGNLTLAAVGFLAGCYHVVNHAIFKGLLFLCAGSVIHATHTQNMDILGGLAKKMPWTSLGMFIGIMGIAALPPVNGFVSEWFTYQGMLQGAMGEGTLVRYAFTLGVVALALTGVLVGMHLKLYAVIFAGTPRDQKIWENAKESPIGMVLGMIILMIGCVGFGLGANYIVDYIMQAVNSIAISDYKASLGAINVTSPIGSMISTPLIALVLCSTMILPFIILAVMKANRDKPRETDPWACGFKYSSRMQMTGGPFTGDLRKIMQWLFRADKKIVTRNYFDAVEYHNHPKDIWWGMFYEPVIKWCMKFADKLGIVQSGYTNVYTLYILIYLCAILAVGYFLV from the coding sequence ATGACTACGGTTTATATGCTATTTCTTGTAAGTGCCGTCGTTAGCATCTTGCTTTATTGTGCTCCAAAGGCCGCTGTAAAGGTTGGTTTTGGACTAGGCGCTTTAAGCTGTTTTTACGCGATGTGTCACTTTGTTGCAAATATGGGAGTAAGCGATAGCTTTGCTCTTATGGATGGCTTTTTGTATTCGCCAAAATTTGCGCTAAATCCACTTGGAAATTTCTTTAGCTTTGTCGTTGTTTTCATCGGATTTGCAAGTAGTGTTTATGGTATGAGCTATGCAGATGAGTACATCAAAAAAGCAAACGTTGGCGTATTTGCATGTTTGTTTAATACATTTATCCTTTCAATGCTTCTAGTAATTAGCGCTGATAATGTATTTTGCTTTGTTGTTTTATGGGAGCTTATGACTCTTATTTCATCATTTCTTATCATCGTCAATGATGGTAAAAATACACTTAAAGCGGTTATGGTATATCTTGGTATCGCACAAATCGGTGCATTTTGTATCACCTGTGGCTTGCTTATCACAGCTTACTATGCAGGAAGCACAGACTTTAGCGCATTTATGGGCGTTAAGATGCCATTTGGTGCTTCTGCTGCTGTATTTGCACTATTTTTGGTTGGATTTGGTAGCAAAGCTGGTATGTGGCCATTTCACGTTTGGCTTCCACAAGCTCACCCAGCAGCACCATCAAACGTTTCAGCCCTTATGTCAGGCGTTATGATCAAAGTTGCTCTATTTACACTAGTTAAATTTACACTTTACTTACCACTTAGCACATATTTTGGCCTTACGATACTCGCTCTTGGTGCAGCTAGCTCACTATTTGGTGTTTTATACGCTCTTTGCCAACACGACTTCAAGGCTTTGCTTGCTTATCACTCAGTTGAGAACATAGGCATCATCTTACTAGGTCTTGGTACTGGTATTTATGGCGTTGCAGCTGGAAATTTAACACTTGCAGCAGTAGGTTTTCTAGCAGGTTGCTACCACGTAGTTAACCACGCTATATTTAAAGGTCTACTTTTCCTTTGCGCAGGTTCAGTTATCCACGCTACTCACACACAAAATATGGACATCCTTGGCGGTCTTGCTAAAAAGATGCCATGGACAAGCCTTGGTATGTTTATAGGTATCATGGGTATTGCAGCTTTACCTCCAGTAAATGGCTTTGTTTCAGAGTGGTTTACATATCAAGGTATGCTTCAAGGCGCGATGGGCGAGGGAACATTAGTTAGATATGCATTTACGCTTGGCGTCGTAGCTCTTGCGCTAACAGGCGTTTTGGTCGGCATGCACCTCAAACTTTACGCTGTTATCTTTGCAGGTACTCCAAGAGATCAAAAAATTTGGGAAAATGCTAAAGAGAGTCCAATAGGCATGGTTCTTGGTATGATCATCCTAATGATAGGCTGCGTTGGCTTTGGTCTTGGCGCAAACTACATAGTTGATTACATCATGCAAGCTGTAAATTCTATCGCTATAAGCGACTATAAAGCTAGCCTTGGTGCTATAAATGTAACTTCACCAATAGGCAGTATGATCTCAACTCCGCTTATCGCTTTAGTTTTATGTTCGACTATGATTTTGCCATTTATCATCCTTGCTGTTATGAAAGCAAACAGAGATAAACCACGCGAGACTGATCCTTGGGCATGTGGCTTTAAATATAGCTCACGTATGCAAATGACAGGTGGCCCATTTACAGGCGACCTTAGAAAGATCATGCAATGGCTATTTAGAGCTGATAAAAAGATCGTTACTAGAAATTATTTTGACGCGGTTGAATATCACAACCACCCAAAAGATATCTGGTGGGGAATGTTTTATGAGCCAGTCATCAAATGGTGTATGAAATTTGCTGATAAACTTGGCATCGTTCAAAGCGGATATACAAACGTCTATACGCTTTATATCCTAATTTATCTTTGTGCCATACTTGCTGTGGGCTACTTTTTAGTTTAG
- a CDS encoding MBL fold metallo-hydrolase encodes MGIFIVIVLFIVAVFVFMRFAPVFGGVPDAKSQKLIEASPNFNGKVFINLEPTIDMVKNNPQASMLNYIPQALFPPKDKLPTKPLPNLKFDAKALKNGEFIWLGHVSLICKLDDKTIITDPVLHRAFPLPIGGKPFAYEHAITTSDYPDVIDIALISHDHYDHLDYKTILELKDRICKFLVPLGVKAHLVKWGIDEDKIYEFDWFGEQKIGNLNFTFCPSRHFSGRTFKRNTTLWGGWAVEEAGFSFYFSGDGGYGKHFKMINEKFGAFDLVFIENGAYGDGWPYVHMKPEESAQALKDLGAKLGVPVHWGKFDLSYHAWDEPIKRFEKAAIKLELNYATPMIREVFTAQNPPRKKWWEEI; translated from the coding sequence ATGGGAATTTTTATAGTCATAGTTTTGTTTATTGTTGCAGTTTTTGTATTTATGAGATTTGCCCCAGTTTTTGGTGGCGTGCCAGACGCCAAGAGCCAAAAGCTGATAGAGGCTTCGCCAAATTTTAACGGCAAAGTTTTTATAAATTTAGAGCCAACGATTGATATGGTAAAAAATAATCCGCAAGCATCTATGCTAAATTACATTCCGCAAGCACTCTTTCCTCCAAAAGATAAGCTACCAACTAAGCCTTTGCCAAATTTAAAATTTGATGCAAAAGCCCTCAAAAATGGCGAGTTTATCTGGCTTGGACACGTTAGCCTCATATGCAAGCTTGATGATAAAACTATCATCACTGACCCAGTTTTGCACCGAGCATTTCCACTGCCAATTGGCGGTAAGCCCTTTGCCTACGAGCATGCTATCACCACTAGTGACTACCCAGATGTGATTGATATCGCTCTCATCTCGCACGATCACTACGATCATCTTGATTACAAAACAATACTCGAGCTAAAGGATAGAATTTGCAAATTTCTAGTGCCACTTGGTGTAAAAGCTCATCTTGTAAAATGGGGCATTGATGAAGACAAAATTTATGAGTTTGACTGGTTTGGTGAGCAAAAAATAGGAAATTTAAACTTCACGTTTTGTCCTTCAAGGCACTTTAGTGGGCGCACATTTAAAAGAAACACGACGCTTTGGGGTGGCTGGGCGGTTGAAGAGGCTGGCTTTAGCTTTTATTTTAGCGGAGATGGCGGATACGGCAAGCATTTTAAGATGATAAATGAGAAATTTGGTGCCTTTGATCTAGTTTTTATCGAAAATGGTGCTTACGGCGATGGCTGGCCTTACGTGCATATGAAGCCAGAGGAGTCAGCGCAAGCGCTAAAAGATCTTGGTGCAAAGCTTGGTGTACCGGTGCACTGGGGCAAATTTGATCTATCTTATCACGCTTGGGATGAGCCAATCAAGCGTTTTGAAAAGGCAGCGATAAAACTTGAGCTAAACTACGCAACGCCGATGATCAGAGAAGTTTTCACCGCACAAAATCCGCCTAGAAAAAAGTGGTGGGAGGAAATTTAG
- a CDS encoding c-type cytochrome has translation MKEFKIFAIVVILSGVLYWGIEPYAHTKLHPHTANAEYNFSKEDTDYAKHFLEQKKTALETAKASGNKASIDAATKDVEVAQKILDDYTAFWNDINSIDLTKGDATKGADTFVAAGCTGCHGIEAAGMPAGMDAETASQSFGVVPPDLSTAGKIYDDKFLAALIKNPTMALKLTHKFNDEHPFPMTAFMGAGGDINAETADIVAYLKKVSADYEKANNKITEEKVFADACQRCHDIKYDKKYAFSNKVSLVAYMGSNPPDLSMMIRSKGDEYLHKFINDTQKMLPGTAMPRVGLNKAAEDDVVAYIQKVGDKKKAERESTGLYVMIYFFILGIFAWLWKRKVWSELH, from the coding sequence ATGAAAGAGTTTAAAATTTTTGCCATTGTTGTTATTCTTTCAGGTGTTTTATATTGGGGTATCGAGCCTTATGCTCACACAAAGCTTCACCCTCATACTGCAAATGCTGAGTATAACTTCTCAAAAGAAGATACTGACTATGCAAAGCACTTTTTAGAGCAAAAAAAGACAGCACTTGAGACTGCTAAGGCTAGTGGAAATAAGGCAAGTATAGACGCGGCTACAAAAGATGTAGAAGTAGCACAAAAAATTCTTGATGACTATACAGCATTTTGGAATGACATTAACTCTATCGATCTTACAAAAGGTGACGCTACAAAGGGTGCTGATACTTTTGTAGCAGCAGGATGTACAGGATGCCACGGTATAGAAGCAGCAGGTATGCCAGCTGGTATGGATGCTGAGACAGCTAGTCAAAGCTTTGGTGTAGTGCCACCAGATCTTAGTACCGCTGGTAAAATTTATGATGATAAATTCTTGGCTGCGCTTATTAAAAACCCAACTATGGCTTTAAAGCTAACTCATAAATTTAATGACGAGCATCCATTTCCGATGACCGCATTTATGGGTGCTGGTGGCGATATAAATGCTGAGACTGCCGATATAGTAGCTTATTTGAAAAAGGTATCTGCTGATTATGAAAAGGCAAATAATAAGATCACCGAAGAAAAGGTTTTCGCTGATGCATGTCAAAGATGTCATGATATAAAATATGACAAAAAATATGCATTTAGCAACAAAGTAAGCCTTGTTGCTTATATGGGCTCAAACCCACCTGATCTATCGATGATGATCCGTTCAAAAGGCGATGAGTATTTACATAAATTTATAAACGATACTCAAAAGATGCTACCAGGTACTGCAATGCCAAGAGTTGGTTTAAATAAAGCCGCTGAAGACGATGTGGTAGCTTATATCCAAAAAGTAGGTGACAAGAAGAAGGCTGAGCGCGAGAGCACAGGGCTTTATGTCATGATCTACTTCTTTATCTTAGGAATTTTTGCTTGGCTTTGGAAACGCAAAGTTTGGAGCGAACTACACTAA